A region of Pseudomonas putida DNA encodes the following proteins:
- a CDS encoding GNAT family N-acetyltransferase, which translates to MQVRKLTHDDLPHTSALCLDAFMQAVAPSLSAEGVATFAKVAAAQAFAERMDGDNLMLVCVAQGAIAGVIELKEGRHVAMLFVAPGWQRRGVGTRLMAAALEQAREAVVTVSASLPSVAAYQRYGFVLAGDVGEYAGLVYQPMEKRLP; encoded by the coding sequence ATGCAAGTGCGCAAGCTGACCCACGATGACCTGCCCCACACCAGCGCCCTGTGCCTGGACGCATTCATGCAGGCCGTTGCACCCTCGCTGTCGGCAGAGGGGGTGGCAACTTTCGCCAAGGTGGCCGCGGCGCAGGCGTTTGCCGAGCGCATGGACGGCGACAACCTGATGCTGGTCTGTGTTGCGCAGGGGGCGATCGCGGGGGTGATCGAGCTCAAGGAAGGGCGCCATGTGGCGATGCTGTTCGTCGCACCCGGTTGGCAACGCCGGGGTGTCGGCACGCGCCTGATGGCCGCGGCACTGGAGCAGGCGAGGGAGGCGGTGGTAACGGTCAGCGCATCGCTGCCTTCGGTGGCTGCCTACCAACGCTACGGATTTGTGTTGGCGGGGGACGTCGGCGAATACGCCGGGCTGGTCTATCAGCCGATGGAAAAGCGCCTGCCTTGA